One part of the Mya arenaria isolate MELC-2E11 chromosome 3, ASM2691426v1 genome encodes these proteins:
- the LOC128228875 gene encoding uncharacterized protein LOC128228875: MDLEVHPVCEYDYLDIYDGPCTSYPRLDRLCGSERGISFVDVTGSYVLIHFHTDSTVQYSGFSLLYYMNYEQDFTNYNPDQGASEEEEEGTPVWVYPVIAVGVLFLLIIISGCVAVRMLNTRKRRVGSAARLVSPQKKLTTHELLTELRGRYGSKDTSSKMKWKNANHPQPNPAGPGVSIINRGGQSPHPAPGAFGPGAQLDNPAYPPMFLGAGGTSMPGNQPVAPALVQGSQGPSGYVASQMRVSPGTVPSPFQYMTPSEARDKGFYGN; encoded by the exons GTCCGTGCACAAGTTACCCTCGCCTGGACAGATTATGCGGCTCAGAGCGTGGCATCAGTTTTGTTGACGTCACCGGAAGTTACGTCCTCATTCATTTCCACACGGACAGCACTGTTCAGTATAGCGGATTCTCTCTCTTATATTATATGA ACTACGAACAAGACTTTACAAATTATAATCCTGACCAAGGGGCCTCggaggaggaggaagagggGACTCCCGTCTGGGTCTACCCTGTCATAGCGGTCGGTGTTCTCTTCCTGCTTATAATAATTTCCGGCTGTGTCGCGGTTAGAATGTTAAACACCAGAAAAAGAAGGGTGGGGTCAGCAGCACGCCTAGTTTCTCCTCAAAAGAAACTAACAACTCACGAACTTCTAACGGAATTAAGGGGCAGATACGGCTCTAAAGATACGAGTTCTAAGATGAAATGGAAAAATGCAAATCACCCTCAGCCTAACCCTGCTGGTCCGGGTGTGAGCATTATCAACCGAGGAGGGCAGTCCCCCCATCCTGCCCCAGGGGCGTTCGGGCCAGGCGCTCAGCTCGACAACCCAGCCTATCCGCCAATGTTCCTGGGCGCTGGGGGTACATCTATGCCAGGAAATCAGCCTGTGGCCCCCGCACTTGTTCAGGGCTCCCAGGGTCCATCCGGGTACGTGGCGTCACAAATGCGCGTGTCGCCCGGAACCGTCCCTTCTCCGTTTCAGTACATGACCCCGTCAGAGGCCCGAGATAAGGGCTTCTACGGAAATTAA